A part of Desulfofundulus salinus genomic DNA contains:
- a CDS encoding DUF5693 family protein, with the protein MRQRWYPLLLVFLLLAGVIAAGAAAWQRYRVEAGFRSVEVAMPYEDLNALARLSGRDTLEVMRLFREQGLTTVLFKEPTADELRRAGEIAVMTGQELQLMSPPWLGQLRTGGGIATRDTYLVTSREETFRRLLVQLEARIPGARGYRPAPGVYVVRTSADPGLLSQLGLGFPDGPLQDSARAGLLAMVQVRSWSGATARGIEQALAPLKEIPNLSALAFNDDTLPGYPQKLRALAQVVDQLGVPVAQIEFYPQKGLDKLGVLLDKDVVRLHSISPRDMGRYTPAEALERYRLAAAERNMRVLLVRPFPGAGVRDVLQENLDYISSLKESLQREGLVVGQASTLPALPVSRANLFVMGLGVIAGGLLLAGRLGLRRGELWLLLLAVAAWAGILFVAPSPARKLMALAAVIIFPSLALITNVCARGAPALESAGMLLRTTLASLLGALFTVGFLADAGFMLKLDQFSGVKLAHLAPLVLVAGVFFFLSGPAEPFGKRLERTLNQPVLVKWAALAALLLAVLAVYLVRTGNEGQMATSALELKFRGFLDAVLGVRPRTKEFLLGHPALMLLFYTGYRDNRFLPLLLLGTIGQVSLVNTFAHIHTPLLVSLMRLVNGLWLGILVGLALILVVNLAQHWWRRFSPGDSQ; encoded by the coding sequence ATGAGACAACGCTGGTACCCCCTGTTGCTGGTGTTTCTGTTGCTGGCGGGTGTGATCGCAGCCGGCGCGGCCGCCTGGCAGCGCTACCGGGTGGAGGCCGGTTTTCGCAGCGTGGAAGTGGCCATGCCCTACGAGGATCTGAACGCCCTGGCCCGGCTGTCGGGACGGGATACCCTGGAAGTGATGCGCCTTTTCCGGGAACAGGGGCTGACCACCGTGCTCTTTAAAGAGCCCACGGCGGACGAGCTGCGTCGTGCGGGGGAAATAGCGGTAATGACCGGCCAGGAACTGCAGTTAATGTCGCCCCCCTGGCTGGGACAGCTGCGGACCGGGGGTGGAATAGCCACCCGGGATACCTACCTGGTCACCTCCCGGGAGGAAACCTTCCGGCGCCTGCTGGTCCAGCTGGAAGCCAGGATCCCGGGAGCGCGGGGTTACCGGCCGGCGCCGGGGGTTTACGTGGTGCGCACTTCTGCCGACCCCGGCCTGTTGTCACAGCTGGGCCTGGGTTTTCCGGACGGTCCCCTGCAGGACAGCGCCCGGGCCGGGTTGCTGGCCATGGTCCAGGTGCGCAGCTGGTCCGGGGCCACCGCCAGGGGGATTGAACAGGCCCTGGCGCCCTTAAAGGAGATCCCCAACCTCTCAGCCCTGGCCTTTAACGACGACACCCTGCCCGGCTACCCGCAGAAACTGCGGGCGCTGGCCCAGGTGGTGGACCAGCTGGGGGTTCCTGTGGCCCAGATTGAATTTTACCCCCAGAAAGGCCTTGATAAGCTGGGGGTGCTGCTGGACAAGGATGTGGTGCGCCTGCACAGCATTTCCCCCAGGGACATGGGTCGCTACACCCCGGCCGAAGCACTGGAACGCTACAGGCTGGCTGCCGCCGAACGCAACATGCGGGTACTGCTGGTGCGGCCCTTCCCGGGGGCGGGAGTCCGGGACGTGCTCCAGGAAAACCTCGATTATATAAGCAGCCTGAAAGAGAGTTTGCAGCGGGAAGGCCTGGTGGTGGGGCAGGCTTCCACCCTGCCGGCCCTGCCCGTCTCCCGCGCCAATCTCTTCGTCATGGGCCTGGGGGTTATTGCCGGCGGCCTTTTGCTCGCCGGGCGCCTGGGTTTACGCCGGGGGGAACTGTGGTTGCTGCTCCTGGCGGTGGCGGCCTGGGCAGGAATATTATTTGTGGCTCCGTCCCCGGCGCGCAAGCTCATGGCCCTGGCGGCGGTGATCATTTTCCCCAGTTTGGCTCTAATTACCAACGTGTGCGCCCGGGGTGCCCCCGCCCTGGAAAGTGCGGGCATGCTTTTGCGCACCACCCTGGCTTCCCTGCTGGGTGCACTTTTTACCGTGGGCTTTTTGGCGGATGCCGGGTTCATGCTCAAGCTGGACCAGTTTAGCGGGGTTAAGCTGGCCCACCTGGCGCCTCTGGTGCTGGTGGCCGGGGTGTTTTTCTTCCTGTCCGGCCCTGCAGAACCCTTTGGAAAGCGCCTGGAGAGGACGTTGAACCAGCCGGTGCTGGTCAAGTGGGCCGCCCTCGCCGCATTGCTCCTGGCGGTTCTGGCCGTTTACCTCGTGCGTACGGGCAACGAAGGGCAAATGGCCACCTCCGCCCTGGAGCTGAAGTTCCGGGGATTCCTGGATGCCGTCCTGGGGGTGCGCCCGAGAACCAAGGAATTTTTGCTCGGTCACCCCGCTTTGATGCTGCTCTTCTACACCGGCTACCGGGACAACCGCTTCCTGCCCCTGCTGTTGCTGGGGACTATTGGCCAGGTTTCCCTGGTGAACACCTTTGCCCATATCCACACGCCGCTTCTGGTTTCCCTGATGCGGCTGGTCAACGGCCTGTGGCTGGGGATCCTGGTGGGCCTGGCGCTCATCCTGGTGGTGAACCTGGCCCAGCACTGGTGGCGCAGGTTCTCCCCGGGGGATAGTCAGTGA
- the fabZ gene encoding 3-hydroxyacyl-ACP dehydratase FabZ, producing the protein MLDVQSIQKILPHRYPFLLVDRIVEVEEGKRAVGIKNVTINEPFFAGHFPGHPVMPGVLIIEAMAQVGAVALLQMPEFAGKLALFAGIDKARFRRQVVPGDQLLIEVQILKMRGSIGKAAGRAMVGDQLAAEAELIFAVE; encoded by the coding sequence ATGCTGGACGTGCAGTCGATACAAAAAATTCTACCCCACCGCTACCCCTTCCTGCTGGTGGACAGGATTGTGGAAGTGGAAGAGGGAAAGCGGGCCGTGGGCATTAAAAATGTCACCATCAACGAGCCCTTTTTTGCCGGGCACTTTCCCGGCCATCCGGTGATGCCCGGGGTGTTGATTATTGAAGCCATGGCCCAGGTGGGGGCGGTGGCTCTCCTGCAAATGCCGGAGTTTGCCGGAAAGCTGGCTCTTTTTGCCGGTATTGATAAGGCCCGGTTCCGCCGCCAGGTAGTACCCGGGGATCAGCTGCTCATTGAAGTCCAGATTCTCAAAATGCGCGGCAGCATTGGCAAGGCGGCGGGGCGGGCCATGGTGGGAGACCAGCTGGCGGCTGAAGCAGAGCTCATTTTTGCCGTAGAATAG
- the galU gene encoding UTP--glucose-1-phosphate uridylyltransferase GalU — MQIRKAIIPAAGLGVRFLPATKAQPKEMLPIVDKPTIQYIIEEAVHSGIEDILIITGRHKRAIEDHFDKSPDLEEQLKAREKLGLLELVQDISELVDIYYVRQKEPRGLGHAVYCARKFIGSEPFAVLLGDDIVRSRTPCLKQLLNLYEEMPGTILAVQEVSPEDVSKYGILDAEPIREGVYRVRDLVEKPAPEEAPSRLAIMGRYIIDPRIFDILAKTPPGAGGEIQLTDALRVLCREQPVYGLVFKGRRYDVGDKLGYLKAMVEFALERPDLGEEFAAYLKEVARTL, encoded by the coding sequence TTGCAGATCCGTAAGGCCATTATTCCGGCGGCCGGTTTGGGGGTACGTTTTTTACCGGCTACCAAGGCACAGCCCAAGGAGATGCTGCCCATAGTCGACAAGCCCACCATCCAGTACATCATTGAAGAGGCAGTGCATTCAGGCATTGAAGATATTCTGATCATTACCGGCCGTCATAAGCGGGCCATAGAGGATCATTTCGATAAGTCTCCAGACCTGGAGGAGCAGTTAAAGGCCAGGGAGAAGCTGGGGCTGCTGGAACTGGTTCAAGATATCAGCGAACTGGTTGATATATATTATGTGCGGCAAAAAGAGCCCAGGGGTCTGGGCCATGCCGTATACTGCGCCCGGAAGTTTATCGGCAGCGAGCCCTTTGCCGTACTCCTGGGCGACGATATCGTGCGCAGCAGGACCCCGTGCTTGAAGCAGCTTTTAAACCTCTACGAAGAAATGCCCGGCACCATCCTGGCGGTGCAGGAAGTGTCCCCGGAAGATGTCAGCAAGTACGGGATCCTGGATGCCGAGCCCATCAGAGAAGGCGTTTACCGGGTGCGGGATCTGGTGGAAAAGCCGGCTCCCGAAGAGGCCCCCTCCCGCCTGGCTATCATGGGCCGTTACATAATTGACCCGCGTATCTTTGATATACTGGCCAAAACACCCCCCGGGGCGGGCGGGGAAATCCAGCTTACCGATGCCCTCCGGGTGCTCTGCCGGGAGCAGCCCGTGTACGGCCTGGTCTTCAAAGGGCGGCGCTACGATGTGGGAGATAAGCTGGGCTACCTGAAAGCCATGGTGGAATTTGCCCTGGAACGCCCGGATCTTGGTGAAGAGTTTGCGGCCTATCTCAAGGAGGTTGCCCGGACCCTCTAA
- a CDS encoding phosphoribosylaminoimidazolesuccinocarboxamide synthase codes for MGLVNEDGKIEFGFDENRDLILVDVVGTPDECRFNFHGVPVSKEAMRIFYRNTEWYTEVSEARKKDRLRWKELVNSQPPSLPSKLEKLISLLYQACANEITRKEWFATPSLREIVLEIKGILGQ; via the coding sequence TTGGGTCTTGTCAATGAGGACGGTAAAATTGAGTTCGGGTTTGATGAGAACCGGGACCTCATATTAGTCGATGTGGTTGGGACACCAGATGAATGCAGGTTTAATTTTCATGGTGTACCTGTAAGTAAGGAAGCTATGAGGATATTTTACCGGAATACTGAGTGGTACACCGAAGTAAGTGAAGCGAGAAAGAAGGATAGATTGAGATGGAAGGAGCTGGTAAATTCTCAGCCACCATCCCTTCCGTCGAAGCTTGAGAAACTAATTTCGTTGCTATATCAGGCATGTGCTAATGAAATAACCCGGAAGGAGTGGTTTGCAACGCCATCTTTAAGAGAAATAGTGTTAGAAATTAAGGGGATTCTTGGACAGTAA
- a CDS encoding phosphoribosylaminoimidazolesuccinocarboxamide synthase, whose protein sequence is MELIRWSLDIKDAEGKCKMGSVKDLVVLKQPNDVETGIGRFIFSDRYSIFDWGEMPNYIENKGKALCILGAYFFEKLEDIGIKTHYLGVVNDSGC, encoded by the coding sequence GTGGAATTGATAAGGTGGTCACTAGACATAAAAGATGCGGAGGGGAAATGTAAAATGGGAAGTGTAAAGGATTTAGTTGTATTAAAGCAACCCAATGATGTTGAGACTGGCATAGGGCGTTTTATCTTCTCAGATCGTTACTCGATATTTGACTGGGGGGAGATGCCCAATTATATCGAGAATAAGGGTAAAGCTCTTTGTATTTTAGGTGCATACTTTTTCGAGAAACTTGAAGATATAGGAATAAAAACCCATTATCTGGGGGTGGTGAACGACTCTGGCTGTTAA
- a CDS encoding DUF2294 domain-containing protein, with translation MELTKGQMEAEISNSIIRFEKEHMGRGPTEAKTYILDDMIVVRLKNVLTPAEHQLARTQEGKGLIKQMRIQLFENSRSILEDLILKVTGCSVVSIHSDISTVTGERVIVFILSKKLKELYSGNR, from the coding sequence TTGGAACTGACTAAAGGACAAATGGAAGCAGAAATTAGCAATAGTATTATTCGGTTTGAAAAGGAGCATATGGGCCGGGGGCCAACTGAGGCCAAGACCTATATTTTAGATGACATGATAGTGGTTCGTCTAAAAAACGTCCTAACACCAGCCGAGCATCAGCTAGCCAGGACCCAGGAAGGTAAAGGTCTGATTAAACAGATGCGAATCCAGCTATTTGAAAACTCTCGATCTATCCTTGAGGATTTAATTTTAAAGGTAACCGGATGTTCTGTCGTAAGCATTCATTCGGATATCAGTACAGTAACCGGTGAACGAGTAATTGTTTTTATATTGAGTAAGAAGTTGAAAGAGTTATACTCTGGTAACCGATAA
- the csaB gene encoding polysaccharide pyruvyl transferase CsaB, which yields MAAGEGPVVAISGYYGFDNLGDEAVLYSLLEALREVCPTVRPVVLSHAPERTSALYGVEAVNRWRVGEVYRALTRADLLLSGGGSLLQDVTGLKSLVYYLGVVWLARRLGKPVVFYAQGIGPVKSKTGRLLMRLVANDVQLITVRDENSARDLAEMGVTRPPVEVTADPVLGLDPARADREKGMEILERMGILEPPVSSDQGDKLPDQGDNSRPLDKGGTVPGEGGAVYGTPAPVVGVSVREWPGFGEKQQRDLARVCDDLCRRGYRVLFIPLQYPEDLTVSRQVAAMMRERAAVLDRGLTVGEAVSLVACLELLIGMRLHSLILAAVMGVLPVGISYDPKIDRFLEQLGLQPAGQAAGLEYGALSRAVEGVLADPAGFRASLARMVGPLRERARATARLAGALMEVGGRKSEVRTID from the coding sequence ATGGCGGCTGGTGAAGGGCCGGTGGTGGCCATTTCCGGTTATTACGGTTTCGACAACCTGGGGGATGAGGCGGTCCTCTACAGCCTGCTGGAGGCCCTGCGGGAGGTGTGTCCCACCGTCCGCCCGGTGGTCCTTTCCCATGCCCCTGAAAGAACCAGTGCCCTTTACGGCGTAGAGGCGGTAAACCGCTGGCGGGTAGGGGAAGTCTACCGCGCCCTCACCAGAGCCGATTTGCTGCTCAGCGGCGGGGGTAGCCTGTTGCAGGATGTCACCGGCCTCAAAAGCCTGGTTTACTACCTGGGGGTGGTCTGGCTGGCCCGGCGCCTGGGCAAGCCTGTGGTTTTCTACGCCCAGGGCATCGGCCCCGTAAAAAGCAAAACCGGCCGGCTGTTGATGCGCCTGGTGGCCAACGATGTACAGCTCATCACCGTGCGGGACGAAAATTCCGCCCGGGACCTGGCGGAAATGGGGGTAACCCGGCCCCCGGTGGAGGTTACCGCCGACCCGGTGCTGGGTCTGGACCCGGCCCGGGCGGATAGGGAGAAAGGGATGGAGATCCTGGAAAGGATGGGTATTCTCGAACCACCGGTTAGCAGTGATCAGGGAGACAAACTTCCCGATCAGGGGGATAACTCCCGCCCTTTGGATAAGGGAGGAACGGTTCCCGGTGAAGGAGGAGCTGTTTACGGGACCCCCGCACCTGTGGTGGGAGTATCGGTGCGGGAATGGCCCGGTTTTGGGGAGAAACAGCAACGGGACCTGGCCCGGGTGTGCGACGACCTCTGCCGCCGGGGCTACCGGGTGCTTTTCATCCCCCTGCAATACCCCGAAGATCTGACCGTGAGCCGGCAGGTGGCCGCCATGATGCGGGAACGGGCAGCCGTTTTGGACCGGGGGCTGACCGTTGGTGAGGCAGTTTCCCTGGTTGCCTGCCTGGAGCTGCTCATCGGCATGCGGCTGCACTCCCTGATCCTGGCGGCGGTGATGGGTGTACTGCCGGTGGGAATAAGCTACGACCCGAAGATTGACCGTTTCCTGGAACAGCTGGGGCTGCAGCCTGCGGGGCAGGCAGCCGGCCTGGAGTACGGCGCTTTGAGCCGGGCAGTGGAAGGGGTACTGGCCGATCCTGCCGGGTTCAGGGCCAGTCTGGCCCGGATGGTCGGCCCCTTAAGGGAACGTGCCCGGGCTACCGCCCGGCTGGCCGGCGCATTAATGGAAGTTGGAGGTCGGAAGTCGGAAGTTAGAACAATTGATTAG
- a CDS encoding MraY family glycosyltransferase, whose protein sequence is MFKVLLGLLLAGGITLAATPWVRRQAFRWGAVDRPNARKVHKGVMPRLGGLAVYAGFVTAVLATMQPTRSLYGLLLGMTLIMLLGALDDIRGLSPRVKLAGQVAAALVLLPLGVQVYFVTNPFNGHIIDLGWLGIPITIFWVVAVTNAVNLIDGLDGLAGGVSCIAALTMAVVGWTQWQVFGAAGQREIIMLALMLAAALLGFLRYNFHPAKIFLGDSGSMLLGYTLAVMAIMGLTKSVTAVSVLVPLVILGIPLLDTFFAVLRRYHRHRPIFQPDKEHLHHQLLALGLSHRQAVLVIYGISALLGASAVVLNLVATDQALALLVILAVVVIAAANKVGVIGRAPEKDRQISSRL, encoded by the coding sequence TTGTTCAAAGTGTTGCTGGGCCTGTTGCTGGCCGGCGGAATTACCCTGGCGGCAACCCCCTGGGTACGGCGGCAGGCCTTCCGTTGGGGAGCGGTGGACCGGCCCAATGCCCGCAAGGTGCATAAAGGTGTTATGCCGCGTTTAGGTGGTTTGGCGGTATACGCAGGTTTTGTTACGGCCGTTCTGGCCACCATGCAGCCCACCCGCAGTCTTTACGGGCTGCTGCTGGGGATGACGTTGATCATGCTCCTTGGTGCACTGGATGATATCCGGGGTCTTTCGCCCCGGGTGAAGCTGGCCGGGCAGGTAGCTGCGGCACTGGTCCTGTTGCCTCTGGGTGTGCAGGTATATTTTGTCACCAATCCCTTTAACGGCCATATAATCGATCTTGGGTGGCTGGGCATTCCCATCACCATTTTCTGGGTGGTGGCCGTTACCAACGCGGTCAATTTAATTGACGGGTTAGATGGTCTTGCCGGCGGCGTTTCCTGTATTGCCGCCTTAACCATGGCGGTGGTAGGCTGGACACAGTGGCAGGTTTTTGGTGCCGCAGGACAGCGGGAAATAATCATGCTGGCCTTAATGCTTGCTGCGGCATTGCTGGGCTTCTTACGCTACAACTTTCATCCGGCTAAAATCTTCCTTGGTGACTCCGGCTCCATGCTGCTCGGTTATACCCTGGCCGTAATGGCCATCATGGGTTTGACCAAGAGTGTAACTGCCGTTTCGGTGCTGGTGCCCCTGGTTATTCTGGGCATTCCCCTGCTGGATACCTTCTTTGCCGTATTGCGCCGCTACCACAGGCACCGGCCCATCTTCCAGCCGGATAAGGAGCACCTGCATCATCAGTTGCTGGCCCTGGGACTTTCCCACCGGCAGGCCGTCCTGGTGATTTACGGCATCAGCGCCCTGCTGGGAGCCAGCGCGGTGGTATTGAACCTGGTGGCTACCGACCAGGCCCTGGCCCTGCTGGTTATACTGGCCGTTGTGGTCATTGCCGCGGCAAACAAAGTGGGCGTGATTGGTAGGGCCCCTGAAAAGGATCGGCAGATATCAAGTAGATTATAG
- a CDS encoding beta-class carbonic anhydrase, translating to MIDDLLLANRKFTSKPLPSVSKHPHRRLAILTCMDTRLVDMLEPALGLSRGDAKIIKNAGNLLDEGALRSLVVAIYLLGVEEIIVVGHKDCGMAGLDINVLRQEMIRRGVREEVIAEVGDLAKWVGAFEDEATNVRQVVMQIRNNPLIPQDVQVHGLLMDPDTGYVEVLIKNADL from the coding sequence ATGATTGATGATCTTTTGCTGGCTAACCGCAAATTTACAAGCAAACCACTTCCCTCTGTTTCAAAGCACCCGCACCGCCGGCTAGCCATATTAACCTGTATGGATACCCGTTTGGTCGATATGCTGGAACCAGCTTTGGGATTATCCAGGGGAGATGCGAAAATCATCAAGAATGCGGGTAACCTTCTTGATGAAGGAGCTCTGCGCAGCCTGGTGGTGGCCATTTATTTACTTGGGGTCGAGGAAATCATTGTTGTCGGCCACAAAGACTGCGGCATGGCCGGGTTGGATATAAACGTTTTGCGTCAGGAGATGATCCGTCGGGGGGTGCGCGAAGAGGTTATCGCAGAAGTTGGTGATCTAGCAAAGTGGGTCGGCGCATTTGAAGACGAGGCGACAAACGTTCGGCAGGTCGTTATGCAGATTCGTAATAATCCCTTAATTCCGCAAGATGTTCAGGTTCATGGATTGTTAATGGATCCTGATACAGGATATGTGGAAGTGTTGATCAAAAATGCTGATTTATAG
- a CDS encoding phosphodiester glycosidase family protein, which yields MKKLVALLLGGTFLWGCTAAFAVLPAGADSAAAGSQAVQATVVGRPAPQPLVARPPAGQIQILAPGVRYYPISGRTWQGEPLKGHVVEVDPGQALLEVRVAVAGDALGNKETLSQLAARHGAVAAVNGGFFDPSRGHPIGSLVQDGQLLATSEILRTSIGITGRNQVQFGYFAPRVSVRFGSSGPLAVARVNTSPAPGGITLYTPAWGERAGSAGDGIDVVVRPETEKSNRYIVSEIGYGGSPIPGDGYVLAFRGEAVAEAAVLAVGTPVILQFDWGPGWEGLKHLVTAGPLLVDEGQPVLQAIMEGFRGSVLEPAPRTAIGVDGKGQLLLVEVDGRLKDWSAGVTLEELAYLMTDLGAVRAAALDGGGSSGLWVKGKLVSRPSDGRERGLANAILVLRQVPVYLNGKRLFFDVPPVVDKGRTLVPMRGIFEALGATVHWDEKTKTVTAARGGRTVSLTLGKGEALVNGKTLPLDAPARAVEGRTMVPLRFVGEALGAAVSWQNAPPAVIIEVKSVDQLR from the coding sequence GTGAAAAAATTAGTCGCCCTCCTGCTGGGGGGGACCTTTCTATGGGGCTGCACGGCTGCCTTTGCCGTTCTACCGGCCGGGGCGGATAGTGCCGCCGCCGGTTCCCAGGCCGTACAGGCCACGGTCGTGGGCAGGCCGGCACCGCAACCCCTGGTTGCCAGGCCGCCTGCCGGCCAGATCCAGATCCTGGCCCCGGGCGTCCGCTATTACCCCATTTCCGGCCGCACCTGGCAGGGTGAACCCCTGAAGGGGCATGTGGTGGAGGTAGACCCCGGCCAGGCCCTGCTGGAGGTGCGGGTGGCAGTGGCCGGTGACGCCCTGGGCAATAAGGAAACTTTGAGCCAGCTGGCCGCCCGTCACGGGGCGGTGGCCGCCGTAAACGGGGGATTCTTTGATCCCTCCCGGGGACACCCCATCGGCAGCCTGGTCCAGGACGGCCAGCTCCTGGCCACCTCCGAGATTTTGCGCACCTCCATTGGTATCACCGGGCGCAACCAGGTCCAGTTTGGTTACTTTGCGCCCCGGGTGAGTGTACGTTTTGGCTCGTCCGGGCCCCTTGCGGTGGCGCGGGTCAATACTTCTCCCGCACCCGGGGGCATTACCCTTTATACCCCGGCCTGGGGTGAGCGCGCCGGTTCCGCCGGTGACGGTATTGATGTGGTGGTGCGCCCGGAGACGGAAAAAAGCAACCGGTACATAGTTTCGGAAATTGGTTACGGGGGCAGCCCGATTCCCGGGGACGGTTATGTACTTGCTTTCCGGGGTGAGGCGGTTGCAGAAGCTGCGGTGCTGGCCGTGGGTACCCCGGTGATCCTGCAGTTTGACTGGGGACCCGGCTGGGAGGGGTTAAAACACCTGGTTACCGCCGGTCCGTTGCTGGTGGATGAAGGGCAGCCGGTACTGCAGGCGATTATGGAAGGGTTCCGGGGGAGCGTCCTGGAGCCGGCACCCCGCACGGCCATTGGTGTAGACGGCAAGGGCCAGCTCCTGCTGGTGGAGGTGGACGGCCGGCTGAAAGATTGGAGCGCCGGTGTCACCCTGGAGGAACTGGCCTACCTGATGACCGACCTGGGAGCGGTGCGCGCCGCGGCCCTGGACGGGGGCGGTTCCAGCGGCCTGTGGGTTAAGGGCAAGCTGGTCAGCCGGCCATCCGACGGCCGTGAGCGGGGACTGGCCAACGCCATTCTGGTGCTCCGCCAGGTGCCGGTTTACCTGAACGGCAAGCGCCTCTTCTTTGACGTACCTCCGGTGGTGGACAAGGGGCGCACCCTGGTGCCCATGCGGGGGATTTTCGAGGCCCTGGGGGCCACGGTGCACTGGGATGAAAAAACCAAAACCGTAACGGCAGCCCGCGGCGGGCGTACGGTCAGCCTGACCCTGGGTAAGGGTGAGGCGCTGGTCAACGGTAAAACGTTGCCCCTGGACGCCCCGGCCCGGGCGGTGGAAGGACGCACCATGGTTCCCCTGCGGTTTGTGGGCGAGGCTCTGGGGGCTGCAGTAAGCTGGCAAAACGCCCCGCCGGCGGTAATAATTGAGGTAAAGTCAGTTGATCAGCTAAGATAA
- a CDS encoding LCP family protein, whose amino-acid sequence MLAGHLGLGWPELPAGPENNEAQASQPPESFTVLLLGTDARPGEKVGRTDSIIVANVDGEKKRIALLSIPRDTRVEIPGHGTDKINAAAVYGGPALTCETVSNLIGMPVQYYALARWEGFKNIVDVLGGVTIDVERNMYHYDSSDGREYAINLRKGVQRLDGDKALQYVRFRGDALGDIGRTERQLKFLKALAAEVMKPSTLVKLPRLVPEINKSVETNMGFKQMLALAQAARYFDQAEIVTQTLPGRFLDLRGVSYWYVDPAQAHEVALALFEEGRVTQVVQGSTVSEGGPSSSPPARRTETGQLAAGEPAVTRSASPAPAVPPVPPAPEANTPDGEPQPGDGSIGDTPGGSMPGQDNAPPPAGHTGNGGETGDGSSSPPAARTKTGEKQKVLVPNNGKQSGDSGAVMEIIPIPNGSAS is encoded by the coding sequence TTGCTCGCAGGCCACCTTGGCTTGGGCTGGCCGGAATTGCCTGCCGGTCCCGAGAACAATGAGGCGCAGGCCAGTCAGCCCCCGGAGTCCTTTACCGTGCTGCTCCTGGGTACCGATGCCCGGCCCGGGGAAAAGGTGGGGCGAACCGACAGTATTATTGTGGCCAACGTGGATGGCGAGAAAAAGCGCATTGCCCTGTTGTCCATACCCCGGGATACCCGGGTGGAGATCCCCGGCCACGGGACGGATAAAATCAATGCTGCCGCCGTTTACGGCGGGCCGGCGCTGACCTGCGAGACCGTCTCCAACCTCATCGGGATGCCCGTGCAGTATTACGCCCTGGCCCGCTGGGAAGGGTTCAAGAACATCGTGGACGTCCTGGGCGGCGTGACCATCGACGTGGAAAGGAACATGTATCACTACGATAGTTCCGACGGGCGTGAGTACGCCATCAACCTGCGCAAGGGGGTACAGCGCCTGGATGGCGACAAGGCCCTGCAGTATGTCCGTTTCCGGGGGGACGCCCTGGGGGACATCGGCCGCACGGAAAGGCAGCTGAAATTCTTAAAGGCCCTGGCCGCGGAAGTGATGAAACCGTCCACCCTGGTGAAACTGCCCCGCCTGGTGCCGGAAATAAATAAGAGCGTGGAAACAAACATGGGCTTCAAGCAGATGCTGGCCCTGGCCCAGGCGGCCCGGTATTTCGACCAGGCCGAGATCGTCACCCAGACCCTGCCCGGGCGGTTTTTGGATTTAAGGGGCGTCAGCTACTGGTATGTGGACCCGGCGCAGGCCCATGAGGTGGCCCTGGCCCTCTTTGAAGAGGGGCGGGTGACCCAGGTGGTACAGGGGTCCACGGTCAGCGAGGGGGGGCCTTCTTCCAGCCCGCCCGCGCGCAGGACGGAGACGGGCCAGCTTGCTGCCGGTGAGCCGGCAGTCACCCGGTCCGCATCGCCTGCGCCGGCTGTGCCGCCGGTTCCTCCTGCACCGGAGGCGAATACTCCGGATGGCGAGCCGCAGCCCGGGGATGGTTCCATCGGCGATACGCCTGGGGGCAGCATGCCGGGGCAGGATAACGCCCCGCCTCCCGCCGGCCATACGGGCAACGGTGGAGAGACCGGTGACGGCAGCTCTTCTCCGCCTGCGGCGCGAACAAAAACGGGTGAAAAACAAAAGGTGCTTGTCCCAAATAACGGAAAACAGAGCGGTGATAGCGGCGCGGTCATGGAAATTATCCCCATTCCCAACGGAAGTGCCAGTTAG